From a region of the Microbacterium sp. nov. GSS16 genome:
- a CDS encoding TetR/AcrR family transcriptional regulator codes for MTATTDRPSRRGRPGHDRADVIRVGVQLFNEQGYDATSVSDLTARLGVTKSALYHHVDSKEQILQIALDDALGGLEDALHAALEHPTAGERLTAIVDGAVRVLTERLPQVTLLLRLRGNSEIELAALERRRRFDHTVTGMVRQAQAEGLVRADLDAGVATRLIFGMINSVVEWYRPDGPVDPQLLGAEIRAVALDGLRPRV; via the coding sequence GTGACCGCGACGACAGACCGTCCCTCGCGCCGCGGACGCCCGGGGCATGATCGTGCCGACGTCATCCGCGTGGGCGTGCAGCTGTTCAACGAGCAGGGCTACGATGCGACATCGGTGTCGGATCTGACCGCTCGGCTCGGCGTGACGAAGTCCGCGCTGTACCACCACGTCGATTCCAAGGAGCAGATCCTGCAGATCGCCCTCGACGACGCCCTGGGAGGTCTGGAGGATGCCCTGCACGCGGCACTCGAGCATCCCACGGCCGGTGAGCGGCTCACCGCCATCGTCGACGGCGCCGTGCGGGTGCTGACCGAGCGGCTGCCGCAGGTCACGCTGCTGCTGCGCCTGCGCGGCAACAGCGAGATCGAGCTCGCCGCTCTCGAGCGGCGTCGTCGGTTCGACCACACGGTCACCGGCATGGTGCGACAGGCGCAGGCCGAAGGACTGGTGAGAGCGGATCTGGACGCCGGTGTCGCCACCCGCCTGATCTTCGGGATGATCAACTCGGTCGTCGAGTGGTATCGGCCGGATGGCCCCGTCGACCCGCAGCTGCTGGGCGCAGAGATCCGCGCGGTCGCACTCGACGGGCTGCGCCCTCGGGTGTGA
- a CDS encoding class I SAM-dependent methyltransferase, translated as MPSSDHYFSAAPASAENLRTITVPLAGRDREVTTAGGVFSPDRLDTGTAVLFANMAPLPPSGNFLDLGCGWGPISLTMALSAPHATIWAVDVNERALDLTRRNAESLGLTNVNAVKPEDVPDDVVFTTIRSNPPIRVGKSELHSMLERWIPRLDERSDAWLVVQRNLGSDSLQRWMASVFSPGFSVTRAATGKGYRILKVRRHGTPPTAPIVLPE; from the coding sequence ATGCCGTCGTCCGATCATTACTTCAGTGCGGCCCCGGCCAGTGCCGAGAACCTCCGAACCATCACCGTTCCGCTCGCGGGGCGCGATCGGGAGGTGACCACCGCGGGCGGCGTGTTCAGTCCCGACCGGCTCGACACCGGCACTGCGGTGCTGTTCGCCAACATGGCTCCTCTGCCGCCGAGCGGCAACTTCCTCGATCTCGGATGCGGGTGGGGCCCGATCAGTCTCACCATGGCCCTCTCGGCGCCGCACGCCACGATCTGGGCGGTCGACGTGAACGAGCGGGCGCTGGATCTCACCAGGCGCAACGCCGAGTCCCTCGGCCTCACCAATGTCAACGCCGTGAAGCCCGAGGATGTTCCCGACGACGTGGTGTTCACCACGATCCGCTCGAATCCGCCGATCCGGGTGGGCAAGAGCGAGCTGCACTCCATGCTCGAGCGCTGGATCCCCCGCCTCGACGAGCGCAGCGACGCCTGGCTGGTGGTGCAGCGCAACCTCGGATCCGACTCGCTGCAGCGGTGGATGGCTTCGGTGTTCAGCCCGGGTTTCAGCGTGACCCGCGCGGCGACCGGCAAGGGGTACCGCATTCTCAAGGTGCGCCGGCACGGCACCCCGCCGACCGCCCCGATCGTGCTGCCCGAATGA
- a CDS encoding dihydrofolate reductase family protein, producing the protein MATHYYTASSLDGFIATPEHSLDWLLSQDIDENGPMAYPGFIAVIGALAMGSSTFEWVMRHEEGRWDYAQPTWVFTHRDIPAPARGDVRFTHEDVRQVHAEMTAAAEGKDLWIVGGGDLAGQFADAGLLDEVWVQYAPVMLGSGAPLLPRRVDLELIDVARNRSFMCGRYRVGGSDAL; encoded by the coding sequence ATGGCCACGCACTACTACACCGCCTCGTCACTCGACGGGTTCATCGCCACGCCCGAGCACTCGCTGGATTGGCTGCTCAGCCAGGACATCGACGAGAACGGTCCGATGGCCTATCCCGGGTTCATCGCCGTGATCGGGGCTCTCGCCATGGGATCGTCCACGTTCGAGTGGGTCATGCGGCACGAGGAGGGACGATGGGACTACGCGCAGCCGACCTGGGTGTTCACCCACCGCGACATCCCCGCTCCGGCACGGGGCGACGTGCGCTTCACACATGAGGACGTGCGTCAGGTGCATGCCGAGATGACGGCGGCGGCCGAGGGGAAGGACCTCTGGATCGTCGGCGGGGGAGACCTGGCCGGCCAGTTCGCCGACGCCGGGCTGCTCGACGAAGTCTGGGTGCAGTACGCGCCGGTCATGCTCGGATCCGGGGCGCCGCTCCTGCCACGGCGAGTGGACCTCGAGCTGATCGATGTGGCGCGCAACCGCAGCTTCATGTGCGGCAGGTACCGGGTCGGGGGTTCCGACGCTCTCTAG
- a CDS encoding inositol monophosphatase family protein: MTDTRDDADLAADLALALRLADAADAQSLPRFDAADLQVSRKADRTHVTDADLATERAIRELLAAERPADGIFGEEYGAEGDTHRQWIIDPIDGTANFLRGVPLWGTMIALAIDGVPRVGAVSMPALSRRWWAADGLGAWTNTADAPRRLSVSDVDSLDDASISFQSIGQWADAGKLPELHAVADRVWRDRAYGDVYSYMLLAEGRIDMVAEFDVKEYDIAAAVAIVREAGGRMTAFDGAETLSALSTLATNGILHDPFLSLFRDARLP; encoded by the coding sequence GTGACCGACACCCGCGACGACGCCGACCTCGCCGCCGATCTCGCGCTCGCTCTGCGGCTGGCGGATGCGGCGGACGCCCAGTCTCTCCCCCGCTTCGACGCGGCCGATCTGCAGGTCTCGCGCAAAGCCGACCGCACGCACGTGACCGATGCCGACCTCGCCACAGAGCGCGCGATCCGCGAGCTGCTCGCCGCCGAGCGCCCTGCCGACGGCATCTTCGGCGAGGAGTACGGCGCGGAGGGCGACACCCACCGGCAGTGGATCATCGACCCCATCGACGGCACGGCGAACTTCCTGCGCGGAGTGCCGCTGTGGGGCACGATGATCGCCCTGGCGATCGACGGCGTGCCACGCGTCGGCGCGGTCAGCATGCCGGCCCTGTCACGCCGCTGGTGGGCCGCCGACGGTCTCGGCGCGTGGACGAACACCGCGGACGCTCCCCGCCGCCTCTCGGTGTCTGATGTGGACTCGCTCGACGATGCCAGCATCAGCTTCCAGAGCATCGGTCAGTGGGCCGACGCCGGGAAGCTCCCCGAGCTCCACGCGGTCGCCGACCGCGTGTGGCGCGACCGCGCCTACGGTGACGTGTACAGCTACATGCTGCTCGCCGAGGGCCGCATCGACATGGTCGCGGAGTTCGACGTCAAGGAGTACGACATCGCCGCAGCCGTGGCGATTGTCCGAGAAGCGGGCGGCCGCATGACTGCCTTCGACGGGGCCGAGACCCTGTCGGCGCTGTCCACGCTCGCCACGAACGGCATACTGCACGACCCCTTCCTGTCCCTGTTCCGCGACGCGCGACTCCCCTGA
- the dapF gene encoding diaminopimelate epimerase: MVAFTKGHGTGNDFVIIEDADGALDLTATQVQALCDRNFGVGADGVLRVVRSASIPECAAALAEEPDAEWFMDYRNADGSIAEMCGNGIRVFAHYLLRAGLATIDSGSTLPIGTRAGVRDVLRSQNGYQVDLGLWKLVGGEPLARAAGLSVPRPGLGIDVGNPHVVVALASDDELAGVDLNPTPILDPAPVDGANVEFVVPGEPLVRDGIGHVRMRVHERGVGETLSCGTGVAATALAVRHWAGSQAPHQWRVEVPGGVLGVRMFPAEDGEHVALSGPAQLVYRGEIDLV; the protein is encoded by the coding sequence ATGGTCGCATTCACCAAAGGGCACGGCACGGGCAACGACTTCGTGATCATCGAAGACGCCGACGGCGCTCTCGATCTCACGGCCACTCAGGTGCAGGCCCTGTGCGACCGCAACTTCGGCGTCGGCGCCGACGGCGTGCTGCGCGTGGTGCGATCCGCGTCGATTCCCGAATGCGCGGCGGCTCTGGCCGAGGAGCCGGATGCGGAGTGGTTCATGGACTATCGGAACGCAGACGGGTCGATCGCCGAGATGTGCGGCAACGGCATCCGCGTCTTCGCGCACTACCTGCTTCGCGCTGGCCTCGCCACGATCGACAGCGGCTCGACGCTGCCCATCGGCACGAGGGCCGGGGTGCGCGATGTGCTGCGCTCCCAGAACGGCTACCAGGTCGATCTCGGCCTGTGGAAGCTCGTCGGCGGCGAGCCGCTCGCGCGGGCGGCGGGACTTTCGGTCCCGCGCCCTGGCCTCGGCATCGACGTGGGCAATCCGCACGTCGTGGTCGCCCTGGCATCCGACGACGAGCTCGCCGGGGTCGACCTGAACCCGACACCGATTCTCGACCCCGCGCCGGTCGACGGCGCGAACGTCGAGTTCGTGGTGCCGGGGGAGCCCCTGGTACGAGACGGGATCGGGCATGTGCGCATGCGCGTGCACGAGCGCGGTGTCGGCGAGACGCTCAGCTGCGGCACGGGTGTGGCGGCGACCGCCCTCGCGGTACGGCACTGGGCGGGGTCGCAAGCGCCGCATCAGTGGCGCGTCGAGGTGCCCGGAGGGGTGCTCGGGGTGCGGATGTTCCCCGCGGAGGACGGCGAGCACGTCGCCCTGTCGGGGCCCGCGCAGCTCGTCTACCGCGGCGAGATCGACCTCGTCTGA
- the hflX gene encoding GTPase HflX, whose protein sequence is MTNTNDDNITQDALDRVLANAEPRTQARVFGAAQALQDAASAAHTDADGAQWDLEDRHALRRVAGLSTELEDVTEVEYRQLRLENVVLVGVYPQGAQEDAENSLRELAALAETAGAVVLDGLLQRRPHPDPATYLGRGKTQELKDIVAAVGADTVIADTELASSQRRALEDVVKVKVIDRTTVILDIFSQHAKSREGKAQVELAQLEYLLPRLRGWGESMSRQAGGQVGAGGAGMGSRGPGETKIELDRRRIRTRMAQLRKQIREFAPARDAKRAERKRNTIPSVAIAGYTNAGKSSLLNALTSAGVLVENALFATLDATVRRAESADGRVYTLADTVGFVRNLPHQLVEAFRSTLEEVGQADLLVHVVDGSHPDPSAQLQTVRDVIGDVGGRDIPEIVVFNKADLIDPDERLVLRGLAPDAHFVSSRTGEGIAELRAEIERRLPMPAVEVRALVPYDRGDLISAVHESGVLVSAEHEENGTAVHAHVSERLAAELAPFAIG, encoded by the coding sequence ATGACGAACACCAACGACGACAACATCACACAGGACGCACTGGATCGCGTGCTCGCGAACGCAGAGCCGCGCACGCAGGCGCGCGTCTTCGGCGCAGCCCAGGCGCTGCAGGATGCGGCATCAGCCGCCCACACCGACGCGGACGGCGCGCAGTGGGACCTCGAGGATCGCCATGCCCTCCGACGTGTCGCGGGCCTCTCGACCGAACTCGAGGACGTCACCGAGGTCGAGTACCGGCAGCTGCGTCTGGAGAACGTCGTATTGGTCGGCGTATATCCGCAGGGCGCGCAGGAGGATGCCGAGAACTCGCTGCGCGAGCTCGCCGCCCTCGCTGAGACGGCAGGCGCCGTGGTGCTCGACGGTCTGCTGCAGCGCCGGCCGCACCCCGACCCTGCGACCTACCTCGGCCGCGGCAAGACGCAGGAGCTCAAAGACATCGTCGCCGCCGTGGGCGCCGACACGGTCATCGCCGACACCGAGCTCGCCTCCAGTCAGCGACGCGCGCTCGAGGACGTCGTGAAGGTGAAGGTGATCGACCGCACCACCGTCATCCTCGATATCTTCAGCCAGCATGCGAAGAGCCGCGAGGGCAAGGCGCAGGTCGAGCTGGCTCAACTCGAGTACCTGCTGCCGCGACTGCGCGGCTGGGGCGAGTCGATGAGCCGTCAGGCCGGCGGCCAGGTCGGCGCGGGCGGCGCGGGCATGGGCTCACGTGGACCCGGTGAGACGAAGATCGAGCTCGATCGCCGTCGCATCCGCACCCGTATGGCGCAGCTGCGCAAGCAGATCCGCGAGTTCGCTCCGGCGCGCGACGCCAAGCGGGCCGAACGCAAGCGCAACACCATTCCCTCGGTGGCGATCGCGGGGTACACGAACGCCGGCAAGTCGAGCCTGCTGAACGCTCTGACCAGCGCCGGCGTGCTCGTCGAGAACGCGTTGTTCGCGACACTGGATGCCACCGTCCGGCGCGCCGAATCGGCCGACGGCCGCGTGTACACGCTCGCCGACACGGTCGGCTTCGTGCGCAATCTCCCGCATCAGCTGGTCGAGGCGTTTCGTTCGACGCTGGAGGAGGTCGGCCAGGCCGATCTGCTCGTGCACGTCGTCGACGGCTCGCATCCCGACCCCTCCGCGCAGCTGCAGACGGTGCGCGATGTGATCGGCGACGTCGGCGGGCGGGACATCCCGGAGATCGTCGTCTTCAACAAGGCCGACCTGATCGACCCCGACGAGCGCCTCGTGCTGCGCGGCCTCGCACCCGACGCTCACTTCGTGTCGTCGCGTACGGGGGAGGGCATCGCGGAGCTGCGGGCCGAGATCGAGCGGCGCCTGCCGATGCCGGCCGTCGAGGTACGCGCGCTCGTGCCGTACGACAGGGGAGATCTCATCTCGGCGGTTCACGAGAGCGGTGTCCTGGTCTCGGCTGAACACGAGGAGAACGGCACGGCCGTGCACGCGCACGTCTCCGAGCGCCTCGCGGCCGAACTCGCGCCCTTCGCCATCGGCTGA
- a CDS encoding A1S_2505 family phage non-structural protein — MEITPDVVVSLRADEVFVFGSNAAGQHGGGAARVAHERFGAVWGEGHGHHGQSYAIDTMSGLDVLTREARAFIGFATEHPDLHVLLTPVGCGIAGYTPEQVAVLFAGVPENVAVPASFVPYL; from the coding sequence ATGGAGATCACGCCGGACGTCGTCGTCAGCCTGCGCGCCGATGAGGTGTTCGTCTTCGGCAGCAACGCCGCAGGTCAGCACGGCGGGGGCGCCGCCCGCGTCGCCCACGAGAGGTTCGGCGCCGTGTGGGGCGAAGGGCACGGCCATCACGGTCAGTCGTATGCCATCGACACGATGAGCGGCCTCGACGTGCTCACACGTGAGGCGCGTGCATTCATCGGGTTCGCGACCGAGCATCCGGATCTGCATGTCCTGCTCACCCCGGTGGGCTGCGGCATCGCCGGATACACGCCGGAGCAGGTCGCCGTTCTGTTCGCGGGTGTGCCCGAGAACGTCGCCGTCCCCGCTTCGTTCGTGCCGTACCTCTGA
- a CDS encoding LOG family protein yields MRRTRGRVVDVDTLADFDRRLAAGARSLYGWRMRALDLTERSSALRSVDVTGSLFLGCRLALADESSVRARGAVVFPEVPGIPIDTYRTALYTPGELFGTADYADSLDARTYAWSKRVTSRDAALAKSLHDHTIDLALSDWVSGRRLVGVMGGHGVVRGSREYADGVELGQHLSQTLTVATGGGPGAMEAVNLGGYLAGRGADAREHALGMLAAVPSFAPSIAAWADAAFAVRHEFPGGGESLGIPTWHYGHEPPNPFASAIAKYFRNAQREAILLEVCQAGIVFLPGSGGTVQEIFQDACENFYADESSVAPMILVGCAYWTEQYPAWPLLTALAAGRPMERHVHLVDTVQEAVDLATAGT; encoded by the coding sequence ATGAGGAGAACGCGTGGACGGGTCGTCGATGTCGACACGCTCGCGGACTTCGACCGTCGTCTCGCCGCAGGCGCCCGCTCGCTCTACGGATGGCGGATGCGCGCACTGGACCTGACCGAGCGCAGCAGCGCCCTGCGGTCGGTCGATGTCACCGGATCGCTGTTCCTGGGCTGTCGCCTGGCGCTCGCCGACGAGTCGTCGGTGCGGGCGCGTGGCGCGGTGGTGTTCCCGGAGGTTCCCGGCATCCCGATCGACACCTACCGCACTGCGCTGTACACGCCTGGCGAGCTGTTCGGAACCGCGGACTACGCGGACAGTCTCGATGCGCGCACCTACGCCTGGTCGAAGCGCGTGACGTCGAGGGATGCCGCGCTCGCGAAGTCGCTGCACGATCACACCATCGATCTGGCGCTCTCGGACTGGGTGAGCGGTCGGCGGCTCGTCGGCGTCATGGGCGGGCATGGTGTAGTGCGCGGCAGCCGCGAGTACGCCGACGGGGTCGAGCTCGGCCAGCACCTGTCTCAGACGCTGACGGTCGCGACCGGCGGCGGACCGGGCGCGATGGAGGCCGTCAACCTCGGCGGGTATCTCGCGGGCCGAGGAGCGGATGCCCGAGAGCACGCGCTCGGGATGCTCGCCGCGGTGCCGAGCTTCGCACCGAGCATCGCCGCGTGGGCCGACGCGGCATTCGCCGTGCGGCACGAGTTCCCCGGCGGCGGCGAATCGCTCGGCATCCCCACCTGGCACTACGGACACGAGCCGCCGAACCCGTTCGCCAGCGCGATCGCCAAGTACTTCCGCAACGCGCAGCGCGAGGCGATCCTGCTGGAGGTGTGCCAGGCCGGCATCGTGTTCCTGCCGGGGTCGGGTGGCACCGTGCAGGAGATCTTCCAGGATGCCTGCGAGAACTTCTACGCCGACGAGTCGTCGGTCGCCCCGATGATCCTCGTCGGGTGTGCGTACTGGACCGAGCAGTACCCCGCCTGGCCGCTGCTGACCGCACTCGCCGCCGGGCGGCCGATGGAGCGCCACGTGCACCTCGTCGACACCGTGCAGGAAGCGGTCGATCTCGCCACCGCCGGCACCTGA
- the miaA gene encoding tRNA (adenosine(37)-N6)-dimethylallyltransferase MiaA, whose amino-acid sequence MVGATGTGKSELALDLAERLRARGNPAEIVNADAMQLYRGMDIGTAKLAVAERRGIPHHLFDVREVADEAAVAWYQPRARESIAAIHAHGGDAILVGGSGLYVSSVIFDFRFPPRDAAVRARLEAELDAHGAGAVFEQLRARDPETAARIDPKNGRRIVRALEVIEQGGATHGAALPEKPELWHPATRIIGLHTPREQLVERLDRRVERMWQDGMLEEVDRLRADGIERGVTASRAIGYAQALAQLGGELTQHEAIAETQALTRRYARRQVSWFKRYPDIEWAEHPVDVDSLID is encoded by the coding sequence GTGGTCGGCGCCACGGGCACCGGCAAGAGCGAGCTCGCTCTCGACCTCGCCGAGCGGCTGCGCGCACGCGGCAATCCGGCCGAGATCGTCAACGCCGATGCCATGCAGCTGTATCGGGGCATGGACATCGGCACGGCTAAGCTCGCCGTCGCCGAGCGGCGGGGCATCCCGCACCACCTGTTCGACGTCCGCGAGGTCGCCGACGAGGCGGCGGTCGCCTGGTATCAGCCACGCGCCCGAGAGTCGATCGCAGCCATCCACGCCCACGGCGGCGATGCGATCCTCGTCGGCGGCTCCGGACTGTACGTCTCGAGCGTGATCTTCGACTTCCGCTTCCCCCCGAGGGATGCCGCCGTCAGAGCCCGTCTCGAGGCTGAGCTCGACGCGCACGGTGCCGGAGCGGTGTTCGAGCAGCTGCGCGCGCGCGATCCCGAGACCGCCGCCCGGATCGATCCGAAGAACGGACGCCGTATCGTCCGCGCGCTCGAGGTCATCGAGCAGGGCGGCGCGACGCACGGGGCGGCTCTGCCCGAGAAGCCCGAGCTGTGGCATCCCGCGACACGGATCATCGGCCTCCACACGCCGCGAGAGCAGCTCGTCGAGCGCCTCGACCGGCGCGTGGAGCGGATGTGGCAGGACGGGATGCTCGAAGAGGTCGACCGCCTGCGCGCCGACGGCATCGAGAGGGGCGTCACCGCGTCACGCGCGATCGGATACGCGCAGGCGCTCGCGCAGCTGGGCGGCGAGCTGACCCAGCATGAGGCGATCGCCGAGACGCAGGCGCTCACTCGCCGCTACGCGCGGCGACAGGTGTCGTGGTTCAAGCGCTACCCCGACATCGAATGGGCCGAGCACCCCGTCGACGTCGACTCGCTCATCGACTGA
- a CDS encoding SIMPL domain-containing protein, whose amino-acid sequence MSEVIITVRGEHELRVAPERATVRLSVALDGPEREAVAQRVLALAGPVRESIVSREEARSVTAWTSQRLSVYAERPWNADGRRLAPVYRASIDFTATFADISELSLWATELSAEDGVALGGVDWHLTPETEREVEREVATQAVGVAVSRARAYAEALGLSTVIPLEIADRGLISAETAGFAPVAMRAAGAFDTAPAMEFQGEEITVSATVEGRFSAS is encoded by the coding sequence ATGAGCGAAGTCATCATCACCGTCCGCGGCGAGCACGAACTGCGCGTCGCACCCGAGCGCGCCACCGTCCGACTCAGCGTGGCGCTCGACGGCCCCGAGCGTGAGGCGGTGGCGCAGCGGGTTCTGGCCCTCGCGGGGCCGGTGCGCGAGAGCATCGTCTCACGGGAGGAGGCGCGCAGCGTGACCGCCTGGACCAGCCAGCGGCTGAGTGTGTACGCCGAGCGGCCCTGGAACGCCGATGGGCGCAGGCTCGCGCCCGTCTACCGCGCGAGCATCGACTTCACCGCCACGTTCGCCGACATCTCGGAGCTGTCGCTGTGGGCCACCGAGCTCTCCGCCGAGGACGGCGTCGCCCTCGGCGGGGTCGATTGGCATCTGACCCCCGAGACCGAGCGCGAGGTCGAGCGCGAGGTCGCGACCCAGGCCGTCGGCGTCGCCGTCTCGCGCGCTCGGGCCTACGCTGAGGCGCTCGGTCTCAGCACCGTCATCCCCCTGGAGATCGCCGATCGCGGGCTGATCTCGGCCGAGACCGCCGGCTTCGCACCGGTCGCGATGCGTGCTGCCGGAGCCTTCGACACGGCGCCGGCGATGGAGTTCCAGGGCGAGGAGATCACCGTCTCCGCCACGGTGGAGGGCCGCTTCTCGGCATCCTGA